In Jejubacter calystegiae, the following are encoded in one genomic region:
- the uvrA gene encoding excinuclease ABC subunit UvrA yields MDKIEVRGVRTHNLKNINLVIPRDKLIVVTGLSGSGKSSLAFDTLYAEGQRRYVESLSAYARQFLSLMEKPDVDHIEGLSPAISIEQKSTSHNPRSTVGTITEIHDYLRLLFARVGEPRCPDHDVTLAAQTVSQMVDNVLSQPEGKRLMLLAPIIKERKGEHVKTLENLASQGYIRARIDGEVCDLSDPPKLELQKKHTIEVVVDRFKVREDLTQRLAESFETALELSGGSAVVADMDDPKAEELLFSANFACPICGYSMRELEPRLFSFNNPAGACPTCDGLGVQQYFDPDRVVQNGELSLAGGAIRGWDRRNFYYFQMLRSLAEHYKFDVEAPWESLSDKVRNVVLYGSGKESIEFKYVNDRGDTSVRRHPFEGVLHNMERRYKETESNAVREELAKYISNRPCTSCNGTRLRREARHVFVENTTLPTISDMSIGHAMAFFANLKLAGQRAKIAEKVLKEIGDRLKFLVNVGLNYLTLSRSAETLSGGEAQRIRLASQIGAGLVGVMYVLDEPSIGLHQRDNERLLGTLIHLRNLGNTVIVVEHDEDAIRAADHIIDIGPGAGVHGGQVVAEGSLDAIMAVPESLTGQYMSGKRQIAIPKKRVPADPEKVLKLTGARGNNLKDVTLTLPVGLFTCITGVSGSGKSTLINDTLFPIAQRQLNGATSGEPAPYRDIQGLEHFDKVIDIDQSPIGRTPRSNPATYTGVFTPVRELFAGVPESRSRGYTPGRFSFNVRGGRCEACQGDGVIKVEMHFLPDVYVACDQCKGKRYNRETLEIKYKGKNINEVLDMTIEEAREFFDAVPALARKLQTLMDVGLSYIRLGQSATTLSGGEAQRVKLARELSKRGTGQTLYILDEPTTGLHFADIQQLLDVLHQLRDQGNSIVVIEHNLDVIKTADWIVDLGPEGGSGGGEILVSGTPETVAECETSHTARFLKPLLEQK; encoded by the coding sequence ATGGACAAGATAGAAGTCAGGGGTGTCCGCACCCATAATCTCAAGAATATCAATCTGGTAATTCCCCGAGACAAGCTGATCGTCGTGACCGGCCTGTCGGGTTCGGGTAAATCATCACTGGCGTTTGACACCCTGTATGCGGAAGGTCAGCGCCGCTATGTCGAGTCCCTCTCCGCCTATGCGCGTCAGTTTCTGTCGCTGATGGAAAAGCCGGACGTCGACCATATCGAAGGGCTCTCCCCGGCCATCTCCATTGAGCAGAAGTCGACATCCCATAACCCGCGCTCTACCGTGGGCACCATTACGGAAATCCACGATTACCTGCGACTGCTGTTTGCCCGCGTGGGCGAACCCCGCTGCCCGGATCACGACGTGACGCTGGCGGCTCAAACGGTTAGCCAGATGGTGGACAATGTCCTGAGCCAGCCGGAAGGTAAGCGGCTGATGCTACTGGCACCGATTATCAAAGAACGTAAGGGCGAGCACGTTAAAACCCTGGAGAACCTGGCAAGCCAGGGCTATATCCGCGCCCGTATCGATGGCGAGGTATGCGATCTGTCGGATCCGCCAAAGCTGGAGCTTCAGAAAAAGCACACCATCGAAGTGGTGGTGGATCGCTTTAAGGTACGTGAAGATCTAACGCAGCGTCTGGCGGAATCTTTTGAGACAGCGCTGGAGCTTTCTGGCGGTAGCGCGGTAGTCGCCGATATGGACGATCCCAAAGCCGAAGAGCTGCTGTTTTCCGCCAACTTCGCCTGTCCCATCTGCGGTTACAGCATGCGCGAACTGGAGCCACGCCTGTTCTCCTTCAACAACCCGGCCGGTGCCTGCCCCACCTGTGACGGTCTGGGCGTTCAGCAATATTTCGATCCCGATCGGGTGGTGCAGAATGGCGAGCTGTCGCTGGCCGGCGGCGCCATTCGCGGCTGGGATCGGCGCAATTTCTACTATTTCCAGATGCTGCGTTCGCTGGCGGAGCATTATAAATTCGACGTTGAGGCCCCCTGGGAAAGCCTGAGCGATAAAGTGCGCAACGTAGTGCTCTATGGCTCCGGTAAGGAGTCTATCGAATTTAAGTACGTGAATGACCGCGGCGATACCTCGGTACGTCGTCATCCCTTCGAAGGGGTGCTGCACAATATGGAACGCCGCTACAAAGAGACCGAATCCAACGCAGTGCGCGAAGAGCTGGCCAAATATATCAGCAACCGCCCCTGCACCAGCTGTAACGGCACCCGTCTGCGGCGTGAGGCGCGCCACGTGTTTGTGGAAAACACCACGCTGCCGACCATCTCCGATATGAGCATCGGTCACGCCATGGCGTTCTTCGCCAACCTGAAGCTTGCCGGACAGCGGGCAAAAATCGCCGAAAAAGTGCTGAAAGAGATTGGCGATCGCCTGAAGTTCCTGGTCAACGTGGGGTTGAATTACCTGACGCTTTCCCGCTCCGCAGAGACGCTCTCCGGCGGCGAAGCCCAGCGTATCCGTCTGGCAAGCCAGATTGGCGCCGGTCTGGTAGGGGTCATGTACGTGCTGGACGAGCCTTCCATCGGCCTGCATCAGCGCGATAACGAACGCCTGCTGGGTACCTTGATCCATCTGCGCAATCTTGGTAACACCGTGATTGTGGTGGAACATGATGAAGACGCCATTCGCGCCGCCGACCACATTATCGATATCGGCCCCGGCGCCGGTGTTCACGGCGGTCAGGTGGTGGCGGAAGGTTCGCTGGACGCCATTATGGCGGTGCCGGAATCCCTGACCGGCCAGTATATGAGCGGCAAGCGCCAGATAGCGATACCGAAAAAACGCGTTCCCGCCGATCCGGAAAAAGTGCTGAAGCTGACCGGCGCTCGCGGCAACAACCTGAAGGACGTCACCCTGACCCTGCCAGTTGGACTGTTTACCTGCATCACCGGGGTATCCGGATCGGGGAAATCGACGCTGATTAACGATACGCTGTTCCCCATCGCTCAGCGTCAGTTGAACGGCGCCACCAGCGGCGAACCGGCCCCCTACCGCGATATTCAGGGACTGGAGCACTTCGATAAAGTGATCGATATCGACCAGAGCCCCATCGGCCGTACGCCGCGCTCCAACCCGGCTACCTATACCGGCGTGTTTACACCGGTGCGCGAACTGTTCGCCGGAGTGCCGGAGTCTCGTTCACGCGGCTATACGCCAGGCCGTTTCAGCTTTAACGTCCGCGGCGGTCGCTGCGAAGCCTGTCAGGGCGACGGCGTGATCAAAGTTGAGATGCACTTCCTGCCGGATGTTTACGTGGCCTGCGACCAGTGTAAGGGCAAGCGTTACAACCGCGAAACCCTGGAGATTAAGTACAAGGGCAAGAATATCAATGAAGTACTGGATATGACTATTGAAGAGGCGCGGGAGTTTTTCGACGCCGTGCCCGCCCTGGCGCGCAAGCTCCAGACTCTGATGGATGTTGGTCTCTCTTACATCCGGCTGGGCCAGTCGGCCACCACGCTTTCCGGCGGCGAGGCCCAGCGCGTGAAGCTGGCACGCGAGCTGTCGAAACGCGGTACCGGCCAGACCCTGTATATTCTGGACGAACCGACCACCGGTCTACACTTCGCCGATATTCAGCAACTGCTGGACGTGCTGCATCAGTTACGCGATCAGGGCAATAGCATCGTGGTTATCGAACATAACCTGGATGTGATTAAGACAGCCGACTGGATTGTCGATCTGGGTCCGGAAGGCGGCAGCGGCGGCGGTGAGATTCTGGTCTCCGGCACGCCGGAAACGGTGGCGGAGTGCGAAACTTCTCACACCGCGCGTTTCCTGAAGCCGTTACTGGAACAGAAGTAA
- a CDS encoding SDR family NAD(P)-dependent oxidoreductase → MSNATHASHPQPFAGQVAIVTGAASGIGRATTALLHQRGANIVAISLEQEVRDLECPGIVSLVADVADEASATQAVETAMRHFGHLDILVNNAGIITNKAVVDMTLDEWNRILAVNATGAFLFARESLRQMMSSGKGAIVNVGSYACYQTFPSIAAYAASKGALAQLTRTLALEAIPYGIRVNAVGSGDVITNIANRIHPDGQAFLAGHGAGSPIGRAAQPEEIAEVIAFLASEQASYLVGSVVMADGGMSVAIK, encoded by the coding sequence ATGTCCAACGCAACGCACGCTTCACATCCACAACCCTTCGCAGGTCAGGTCGCGATTGTTACCGGTGCAGCCAGCGGAATTGGCAGGGCAACCACAGCACTGCTGCATCAGCGGGGCGCCAACATCGTCGCCATCAGTCTGGAGCAGGAAGTTCGCGATCTGGAATGCCCCGGCATCGTGTCGCTGGTTGCTGACGTGGCCGACGAAGCCAGCGCGACGCAGGCGGTGGAAACCGCAATGCGTCATTTTGGTCACCTGGATATTCTGGTGAATAACGCGGGAATTATCACAAACAAGGCTGTGGTGGATATGACGCTTGATGAGTGGAACCGAATTCTGGCCGTCAACGCGACGGGCGCCTTTTTGTTTGCGCGTGAATCGCTGCGCCAGATGATGAGTTCAGGTAAAGGCGCTATCGTTAACGTTGGCTCCTACGCCTGCTACCAGACATTTCCCTCCATAGCAGCTTATGCCGCATCTAAAGGCGCGCTGGCGCAGTTAACCCGCACTCTGGCGCTGGAAGCAATTCCTTACGGTATCCGCGTAAACGCCGTTGGCTCCGGAGATGTCATCACCAATATCGCCAACAGGATCCACCCTGACGGCCAGGCATTTCTGGCCGGTCACGGCGCAGGCTCCCCCATCGGCCGCGCCGCGCAGCCTGAAGAAATTGCAGAAGTCATTGCCTTTCTGGCATCGGAGCAGGCCAGCTATCTGGTGGGCTCCGTGGTCATGGCCGACGGAGGAATGAGCGTGGCGATTAAATAA
- the ssb1 gene encoding single-stranded DNA-binding protein SSB1, which translates to MASRGVNKVILVGNLGQDPEVRYMPNGGAVANLRLATSESWRDKQTGEMKEVTEWHSVVLFGKLAEVAGEYLRKGSQVYIEGQLRTRKWQGQDGQDRYTTEVVVNVGGSMQMLGGRQGGGGGMGGGQQQGGGWGQPQQPQGGNQFSGGGQQQAQSRPQQQNSAPAPSNEPPMDFDDDIPF; encoded by the coding sequence ATGGCCAGCAGAGGCGTAAACAAGGTGATTCTCGTCGGTAATCTGGGCCAGGACCCGGAAGTGCGCTATATGCCAAATGGCGGGGCCGTGGCTAACCTGCGGCTGGCGACTTCCGAATCCTGGCGCGACAAGCAGACCGGTGAGATGAAAGAAGTGACCGAATGGCACTCCGTAGTGCTGTTTGGCAAACTGGCGGAAGTGGCGGGTGAATACCTGCGTAAAGGTTCCCAGGTTTATATCGAAGGCCAGTTGCGTACCCGCAAATGGCAGGGGCAGGATGGCCAGGATCGTTACACCACCGAAGTCGTGGTTAACGTGGGCGGCTCCATGCAGATGCTGGGCGGCCGTCAGGGCGGCGGTGGCGGCATGGGCGGCGGCCAGCAGCAGGGCGGTGGCTGGGGTCAGCCTCAGCAGCCTCAGGGCGGCAACCAGTTCAGCGGCGGCGGTCAGCAGCAGGCTCAGTCTCGTCCTCAGCAGCAGAACAGTGCACCGGCACCTTCTAACGAACCGCCGATGGACTTCGACGACGATATTCCGTTCTGA
- a CDS encoding LysE family translocator: protein MPVADSLIAFSFAALLLTLTPGLDTALILRTATVEGGKKAFQAAIGIDTGCFIWGALVAFGLGALLAASELAYNLLKWCGAAWLCWLGIQLIFKPRHSFNPCQTSIPSSSNWFLRGMLGNVLNPKMGVFYVSFLPQFIPTGHSPVVWTFLLVTVHVLIGTLWSLILILTTRYASAVFTRPSVVKWMDRATGGVFMAFAARLALSSR from the coding sequence ATGCCCGTTGCTGATTCACTGATTGCTTTTTCCTTTGCCGCACTCCTCCTGACGCTCACCCCCGGACTCGATACCGCACTGATCTTACGAACCGCCACCGTCGAAGGCGGGAAGAAAGCTTTCCAGGCCGCCATAGGCATCGACACCGGATGCTTTATTTGGGGAGCGCTGGTCGCCTTTGGTTTAGGTGCGTTGCTTGCTGCGTCGGAACTGGCCTACAACCTGCTAAAATGGTGTGGCGCCGCCTGGCTGTGCTGGCTGGGGATACAGCTTATCTTCAAACCCCGTCATAGCTTTAATCCCTGTCAGACAAGCATCCCATCATCCAGTAACTGGTTCCTGCGTGGAATGCTCGGCAATGTGTTAAATCCCAAGATGGGCGTCTTTTATGTCTCGTTTTTGCCGCAGTTTATTCCCACGGGCCACTCACCGGTTGTCTGGACCTTCCTGCTGGTGACCGTCCACGTGCTAATCGGTACGCTCTGGTCCCTCATACTGATTTTAACCACCCGTTATGCATCGGCAGTCTTTACCCGACCGTCGGTAGTGAAATGGATGGATCGCGCCACAGGCGGCGTTTTTATGGCTTTCGCCGCCCGGCTGGCGTTGAGCAGTCGGTAA